A single Loxodonta africana isolate mLoxAfr1 chromosome 24, mLoxAfr1.hap2, whole genome shotgun sequence DNA region contains:
- the ACSS2 gene encoding acetyl-coenzyme A synthetase, cytoplasmic isoform X3, whose amino-acid sequence MKGATTNICYNVLDRNVHEKKLGDKIAFYWEGNEPEETTQITYHELLTQVCRFSNVLRKQGIRKGDRVAIYMPMIPELVVAMLACARLGALHSIVFAGFSAESLCERILDSSCSLLITTDAFYRGEKLVNLKELADEALEKCREKSFPVRCCIVVKHLGREELGMGNSSSQPPPIKRPCPDMQGKLKEKSKCIWPQISWNQGVDLWWHELMQEAGDECEPEWCDAEDPLFILYTSGSTGKPKGVVHTVGGYMLYVATTFKYVFDFHPEDVFWCTADIGWITGHSYITYGPLANAATSILFEGIPTYPEVDRMWNIVDKYKVTKFYTAPTAIRLLMKFGDEPVTKHSRASLQVLGTVGEPINPEAWLWYHQVVGAQRCPIVDTFWQTETGGHMLTPLPGATPMKPGSATFPFFGVAPAILNESGEELEGEAEGYLVFKQPWPGIVRTVYGNHARFETTYFKKFPGYYVTGDGCRRDQDGYYWITGRIDDMLNVSGHLLSTAEVESALVEHEAVIEAAVVGYPHPVKGECLYCFVTLRDGHTFSPTLTEELKKQIREKIGPIATPDYIQNAPGLPKTRSGKIMRRVLRKIAQNDHELGDTSTMVDPSVISHLFSHRCLATQ is encoded by the exons GGAAGGCAATGAGCCAGAGGAGACTACTCAGATCACCTACCATGAGCTTCTTACCCAAGTGTGTCGGTTCAGCAATGTTCTACGAAAACAGG GGATTCGAAAGGGTGACAGAGTGGCCATCTACATGCCCATGATCCCGGAGCTGGTGGTGGCCATGCTGGCATGTGCCCGCCTTGGGGCTCTGCACTCCATTGTG TTTGCAGGCTTCTCTGCAGAGTCTCTATGTGAACGGATCCTGGATTCCAGCTGCAGTCTTCTCATCACTACAG ATGCTTTCTATAGGGGGGAAAAGCTTGTGAACCTGAAGGAGCTGGCTGACGAGGCCCTGGAGAAGTGTCGGGAGAA GAGTTTCCCAGTGAGATGCTGCATTGTGGTCAAGCACCTAGGGCGGGAAGAGCTGGGCATGGGCAACTCCTCCAGCCAGCCCCCCCCAATTAAGAGGCCATGCCCGGATATGCAG GGAAAGCTGAAAGAGAAATCCAAGTGCATCTGGCCCCAG ATCTCCTGGAACCAGGGAGTTGACTTGTGGTGGCATGAGCTCATGCAGGAAGCAGGGGACGAGTGTGAGCCTGAGTGGTGTGATGCTGAGGACCCACTCTTCATCCTatacaccagtggctccacaggcaAACCCAAg GGTGTGGTACACACAGTTGGGGGCTACATGCTGTATGTGGCCACTACCTTCAAGTACGTGTTTGACTTTCACCCGGAGGATGTGTTCTGGTGCACAGCAGACATTGGCTGGATCACAGGCCATTCCTATATCACTTATGGGCCACTGGCTAACGCTGCCACCAGCATTTTG TTTGAGGGGATCCCCACATACCCAGAAGTGGACCGCATGTGGAACATCGTGGACAAATACAAAGTGACCAAGTTCTACACAGCACCCACAGCCATCCGCCTGCTCATGAAGTTTGGAGATGAACCCGTCACCAA GCATAGCCGGGCATCCCTACAGGTGCTAGGCACAGTGGGTGAACCCATCAACCCTGAGGCCTGGCTGTGGTACCACCAGGTGGTAGGTGCCCAGCGCTGCCCCATTGTGGACACCTTCTGGCAGACAGAGACA GGTGGCCACATGCTGACCCCCCTCCCTGGTGCCACACCCATGAAGCCTGGTTCTGCT ACCTTCCCGTTCTTTGGCGTAGCTCCTGCCATCCTGAATGAGTCTGGGGAAGAGCTGGAGGGTGAAGCTGAAGGTTATCTG GTTTTCAAGCAGCCCTGGCCAGGTATCGTTCGCACAGTCTATGGGAATCACGCACGCTTTGAGACCACCTATTTTAAGAAGTTCCCTGGGTACTATGTGACAGGAGATG GCTGCCGGAGGGACCAGGATGGCTATTACTGGATCACTGGCAGGATTGATGACATGCTGAATGtatctg GACACCTGCTGAGCACAGCAGAGGTGGAGTCAGCACTCGTGGAACATGAAGCTGTCATAGAGGCTGCTGTGGTCGGATACCCTCATCCTGTGAAGGGCGAATGCCTGTATTGTTTTGTCACCCTTCGTGATGGTCACACCTTCAGCCCTACCCTTACCGAGGAGCTCAAGAAGCAGA TTAGAGAAAAGATCGGTCCCATTGCAACACCGGATTACATCCAGAATGCACCAGGCTTGCCTAAAACTCGCTCAG GGAAAATCATGAGACGGGTGCTTCGGAAGATTGCCCAGAATGACCACGAGCTGGGAGATACCTCTACTATGGTTGACCCATCTGTTATCAGCCACCTCTTCAGCCACCGCTGCCTGGCCACCCAGTGA
- the GSS gene encoding glutathione synthetase isoform X1, which translates to MATGWGSLLQDEQQLEELVRQAVDRALAEGVLMRTSQKPSSSDVVSYAPFTLFPSPVPAALLEQAYAVQMDFNLLVDAVSQNAAFLEQTLSSTIKRDDFTARLFDIYKQILKEGIAQTVFLGLNRSDYMFQCSAHGSPSLRQIEINTISASFGGLASRTPAVHRHVLNVLSKTTEAAKILSNNPSKGLALGIAKAWELYGSANALVLLIAQEKERNVFDQRAIENELLARNIHVIRRRFEDVSEKGSLDQDRRLFVDGQEVAVVYFRDGYTPSQYSLQNWEARLLLERSCAVKCPDIATQLAGTKKVQQELSRMGVLEMLLPGQPEAVARLRATFAGLYSLDMGEEGDQAITEALAAPNQFVLKPQREGGGNNLYGEEMVQALERLKDSEERASYILMEKIEPEPFGNCLLRPGRPPRVVQCISELGIFGVYVRQGKTLVINKHVGHLLRTKAIEHADGGVAAGVAVLDNPYPV; encoded by the exons ATGGCCACCGGCTGGGGGAGCCTCTTGCAGGATGAGCAGCAGCTGGAGGAGCTGGTGCGGCAGGCCGTGGACCGGGCCCTGGCTGAGGGAGTGCTGATGAGAACATCACAGAAGCCGAGCTCTTCGGAC GTGGTGAGCTATGCCCCATTCACACTGTTCCCCTCACCGGTCCCCGCTGCCTTGCTGGAGCAGGCCTATGCTGTGCAGATGGACTTCAACCTGCTGGTGGATGCTGTCAGCCAGAATGCTGCCTTTCTGGAGCAAACTCTCTCCAG CACCATCAAAAGGGATGACTTTACTGCTCGTCTCTTTGATATCTACAAGCAAATCTTGAAAGAGGGCATTGCCCAG ACTGTGTTCCTGGGCCTGAACCGCTCAGACTACATGTTCCAGTGCAGTGCACATGGCTCCCCATCCCTGAGACAGATTGAAATCAACACCATCTCTGCCAGCTTTGGGGGCCTGGCCTCCCGGACCCCAGCTGTGCACCG ACATGTCCTCAATGTCCTGAGTAAGACCACAGAAGCTGCCAAGATCCTCTCCAATAATCCTAGCAAGGGACTCGCCCTGGGGATTGCCAAAGCCTGGGAGCTCTACGGCTCAGCCAA TGCTCTGGTGTTGCTGATTGCTCAAGAGAAGGAAAGGAATGTGTTTGATCAGCGTGCCATAGAGAATGAGCTACTGGCCAG AAACATCCATGTAATCCGGCGAAGATTTGAAGATGTCTCTGAAAAGGGGTCTCTAGACCAAGATCGAAGGCTGTTTGT GGATGGCCAGGAAGTTGCTGTGGTTTACTTCCGTGATGGCTACACACCGAGTCAGTATAGTCTACAG AATTGGGAAGCACGCCTGCTGCTGGAGAGGTCGTGTGCTGTCAAGTGCCCGGACATTGCCACCCAGCTGGCTGGGACTAAGAAGGTGCAGCAGGAGCTGAGCAGGATGGGCGTGCTGGAGATGTTGCTGCCTGGCCAGCCTGAGGCCGTGGCCCGCCTCCGTGCCACCTTTGCCGGCCTCTACTCACTAGACATG GGTGAAGAAGGGGACCAGGCCATCACTGAGGCCCTTGCTGCCCCTAACCAGTTTGTGCTAAAGCcccagagggagggaggag GTAACAACCTGTATGGAGAAGAGATGGTGCAGGCCCTGGAGCGGCTGAAGGACAGTGAAGAAAGGGCCTCCTACATCCTCATGGAAAAGATTGAACCAGAGCCTTTTGGGAATTGCCTGCTACGGCCTGGCAGGCCTCCCCGGGTGGTCCAGTGCATCTCAGAACTGGGCATCTTTGGGGTCTATGTCAG GCAAGGAAAGACACTTGTGATAAACAAGCACGTGGGCCATCTGCTTCGAACCAAAGCCATCGAGCATGCTGATGGTGGTGTGGCAGCAGGAGTGGCAGTCCTGGACAACCCATATCCTGTATGA
- the GSS gene encoding glutathione synthetase isoform X2, producing the protein MATGWGSLLQDEQQLEELVRQAVDRALAEGVLMRTSQKPSSSDVVSYAPFTLFPSPVPAALLEQAYAVQMDFNLLVDAVSQNAAFLEQTLSSTIKRDDFTARLFDIYKQILKEGIAQTVFLGLNRSDYMFQCSAHGSPSLRQIEINTISASFGGLASRTPAVHRHVLNVLSKTTEAAKILSNNPSKGLALGIAKAWELYGSANALVLLIAQEKERNVFDQRAIENELLARNIHVIRRRFEDVSEKGSLDQDRRLFVDGQEVAVVYFRDGYTPSQYSLQNWEARLLLERSCAVKCPDIATQLAGTKKVQQELSRMGVLEMLLPGQPEAVARLRATFAGLYSLDMGEEGDQAITEALAAPNQFVLKPQREGGVAGSGGIQTDTDPHRGQCPRQPCDCMLWSTGESD; encoded by the exons ATGGCCACCGGCTGGGGGAGCCTCTTGCAGGATGAGCAGCAGCTGGAGGAGCTGGTGCGGCAGGCCGTGGACCGGGCCCTGGCTGAGGGAGTGCTGATGAGAACATCACAGAAGCCGAGCTCTTCGGAC GTGGTGAGCTATGCCCCATTCACACTGTTCCCCTCACCGGTCCCCGCTGCCTTGCTGGAGCAGGCCTATGCTGTGCAGATGGACTTCAACCTGCTGGTGGATGCTGTCAGCCAGAATGCTGCCTTTCTGGAGCAAACTCTCTCCAG CACCATCAAAAGGGATGACTTTACTGCTCGTCTCTTTGATATCTACAAGCAAATCTTGAAAGAGGGCATTGCCCAG ACTGTGTTCCTGGGCCTGAACCGCTCAGACTACATGTTCCAGTGCAGTGCACATGGCTCCCCATCCCTGAGACAGATTGAAATCAACACCATCTCTGCCAGCTTTGGGGGCCTGGCCTCCCGGACCCCAGCTGTGCACCG ACATGTCCTCAATGTCCTGAGTAAGACCACAGAAGCTGCCAAGATCCTCTCCAATAATCCTAGCAAGGGACTCGCCCTGGGGATTGCCAAAGCCTGGGAGCTCTACGGCTCAGCCAA TGCTCTGGTGTTGCTGATTGCTCAAGAGAAGGAAAGGAATGTGTTTGATCAGCGTGCCATAGAGAATGAGCTACTGGCCAG AAACATCCATGTAATCCGGCGAAGATTTGAAGATGTCTCTGAAAAGGGGTCTCTAGACCAAGATCGAAGGCTGTTTGT GGATGGCCAGGAAGTTGCTGTGGTTTACTTCCGTGATGGCTACACACCGAGTCAGTATAGTCTACAG AATTGGGAAGCACGCCTGCTGCTGGAGAGGTCGTGTGCTGTCAAGTGCCCGGACATTGCCACCCAGCTGGCTGGGACTAAGAAGGTGCAGCAGGAGCTGAGCAGGATGGGCGTGCTGGAGATGTTGCTGCCTGGCCAGCCTGAGGCCGTGGCCCGCCTCCGTGCCACCTTTGCCGGCCTCTACTCACTAGACATG GGTGAAGAAGGGGACCAGGCCATCACTGAGGCCCTTGCTGCCCCTAACCAGTTTGTGCTAAAGCcccagagggagggaggag TTGCAGGCTCTGGAGGGATACAAACTGACACAGACCCACACCGTGGTCAGTGTCCCAGGCAACCCTGTGACTGCATGCTGTGGAGCACAGGGGAATCTGATTAA
- the GSS gene encoding glutathione synthetase isoform X3: MGVCYSLDSTRCSESAPGSMSSAFSFPLQTVFLGLNRSDYMFQCSAHGSPSLRQIEINTISASFGGLASRTPAVHRHVLNVLSKTTEAAKILSNNPSKGLALGIAKAWELYGSANALVLLIAQEKERNVFDQRAIENELLARNIHVIRRRFEDVSEKGSLDQDRRLFVDGQEVAVVYFRDGYTPSQYSLQNWEARLLLERSCAVKCPDIATQLAGTKKVQQELSRMGVLEMLLPGQPEAVARLRATFAGLYSLDMGEEGDQAITEALAAPNQFVLKPQREGGGNNLYGEEMVQALERLKDSEERASYILMEKIEPEPFGNCLLRPGRPPRVVQCISELGIFGVYVRQGKTLVINKHVGHLLRTKAIEHADGGVAAGVAVLDNPYPV, translated from the exons ATGGGAGTCTGCTACTCACTGGATTCCACCAG GTGCTCAGAGTCAGCCCCTGGGTCGATGTCCTCAGCCTTCAGTTTTCCCCTACAGACTGTGTTCCTGGGCCTGAACCGCTCAGACTACATGTTCCAGTGCAGTGCACATGGCTCCCCATCCCTGAGACAGATTGAAATCAACACCATCTCTGCCAGCTTTGGGGGCCTGGCCTCCCGGACCCCAGCTGTGCACCG ACATGTCCTCAATGTCCTGAGTAAGACCACAGAAGCTGCCAAGATCCTCTCCAATAATCCTAGCAAGGGACTCGCCCTGGGGATTGCCAAAGCCTGGGAGCTCTACGGCTCAGCCAA TGCTCTGGTGTTGCTGATTGCTCAAGAGAAGGAAAGGAATGTGTTTGATCAGCGTGCCATAGAGAATGAGCTACTGGCCAG AAACATCCATGTAATCCGGCGAAGATTTGAAGATGTCTCTGAAAAGGGGTCTCTAGACCAAGATCGAAGGCTGTTTGT GGATGGCCAGGAAGTTGCTGTGGTTTACTTCCGTGATGGCTACACACCGAGTCAGTATAGTCTACAG AATTGGGAAGCACGCCTGCTGCTGGAGAGGTCGTGTGCTGTCAAGTGCCCGGACATTGCCACCCAGCTGGCTGGGACTAAGAAGGTGCAGCAGGAGCTGAGCAGGATGGGCGTGCTGGAGATGTTGCTGCCTGGCCAGCCTGAGGCCGTGGCCCGCCTCCGTGCCACCTTTGCCGGCCTCTACTCACTAGACATG GGTGAAGAAGGGGACCAGGCCATCACTGAGGCCCTTGCTGCCCCTAACCAGTTTGTGCTAAAGCcccagagggagggaggag GTAACAACCTGTATGGAGAAGAGATGGTGCAGGCCCTGGAGCGGCTGAAGGACAGTGAAGAAAGGGCCTCCTACATCCTCATGGAAAAGATTGAACCAGAGCCTTTTGGGAATTGCCTGCTACGGCCTGGCAGGCCTCCCCGGGTGGTCCAGTGCATCTCAGAACTGGGCATCTTTGGGGTCTATGTCAG GCAAGGAAAGACACTTGTGATAAACAAGCACGTGGGCCATCTGCTTCGAACCAAAGCCATCGAGCATGCTGATGGTGGTGTGGCAGCAGGAGTGGCAGTCCTGGACAACCCATATCCTGTATGA